TGCTCGCGACCTTCGCTGTCGCGCTGGCCACGTTCATGAACGTGCTGGACACCTCGATCGCCAACGTTGCGATTCCAACCATCTCGGGCAACCTCGGCGTATCCGTCGATGAAGGCACGTGGGTCATCACCGTGTTCGCTGCATCGAATGCCGTATCGATTCCGCTGACGGGCTGGTTCACGCAGCGCTTCGGGCAGATCAAGCTGTTCGTCGGCGCGATTCTCGGCTTCGTGATTGCATCGTGGCTGTGCGGCGTCGCGCCGTCGCTGCCCATTCTGCTGTTCGCGCGCGTGTTGCAGGGCGTCGTCGCGGGTCCGCTGATTCCGCTGTCGCAAGCCATTCTGCTCAGTTCGTGGCCGAAGGCAAAATCGTCGACGGCGCTCGCGCTATGGGCGATGACGGCGACCGTCGGCCCGATCGCGGGCCCGGCGCTCGGCGGTTGGATCACCGATAGTTACTCGTGGTCGTGGATCTTCTACATCAACATTCCCGTCGGCATTTTCGCGGCGGGCGCCACGTGGATGATCTACCGCACGCGCGAAACGCCGACCCGCAAGCTGCCCATCGACGTCGTCGGCCTCGGCTTGCTCGTCACGTGGGTCGCGTCGCTGCAGATCATGCTCGACAAGGGCAAGGATCTCGACTGGTTCGGCTCGCCCGTGATCGTCGCGCTTGCGGTCACGGCCGTTATCAGCTTCGCGTTCTTCCTGATCTGGGAGTTGACGGAGCCGAACCCGATCGTCGATCTGCGGCTCTTCACGCAGCGCAACTTCCTCGGCGGGACGATCGCGATTTCGGTCGCGTACGGCGTGTTCTTCGGCAACCTCGTGCTGTTGCCGCAATGGATGCAGGAGTACCTGAACTACCGTTCCGTCGACGCCGGTCTCGTGACCGCGCCGCTCGGCATCTTCGCGGTGATCCTCGCGCCCGTGATGGGCCGCGTACTGCCGCGCTCGGACGCGCGCATCATCGCGACGCTCGCGTTCGTCGGCTTCGCGATCGTGTTCTTCATGCGCTCGAACTACGTGGTCGAGATCGACACGTGGCATCTGGTGCTGCCCACCTTGCTGCAAGGCATCCCGATGGCGATGTTCTTCGTGCCGCTGACAGCCATCATTCTGTCGGGGCAGCCCGGCCCGAAGATCCCGGCGGCGGCGGGTCTGTCGAACTTCGTGCGTGTGTTTTGCGGCGCGGTCGGCACGTCGATCGCGGGTACGGCTTGGAACAGCCGCACGATCCTGCATCACGAGCGCCTGACCGAGCAGGCCAACGCGAACAACCCGGTATTTGCGCAGCAGATCGACAACACGCAGACGCTGTTGCACGTCAGCCCGTCGACGTCGAATGCGCTGTTCGATTTCACCGTGAACACGCAGGCCGCGATGATGGGGCTGAACGATATTTTCTATGCGTCGGCGATCATCTTCGTGCTGATCATTCCGCTCATCTGGATCACGCGGCCCGCGCGTGGCGGTGGTGGCGCGGATGCGTCGGGCGCGCATTGATCTCGCCGTCAGGAACAGCCGCTTGAAGCTCAGCGGAAGAAACGCGCGGGCGTCTCGCCCAGCGCGTCCTTGAACACCGCGATAAACGACGATACGTCGCTATAGCCGACCTCGAGCGCCACCTGCGTGACGCTCGCGCCGGCGCCAAGGCGCATCAGCGCCGTCAACAACCGCAGTTGCTGACGCCACTGGCCGAACGTCAGCCCCGTTTCCTTCGTGAAGAGGCGCGCCGCCGTGCGCGCGGTGATCGACGCCTGCTCGGCGAAATCGTCGAGCACGCCGGCGCGCGCCGGATCGGCAGCGAGCGCGTCGGCGATATGCCGCGCGCGCAGATCGCGCGGATACACCAGCGACAGCGCCACTTCCGTCAGCCGTGGCAGGCGGTCGGCGATCACAGCCAGCAGGCGAAGCTGTTCGGCATCGGCGGGTGCGGTCGCGTCGAATTCCGACGCCGCGCCGAGCAATTCATCCATCAGACCGTTCACGGCCACCACGCAGCAGCGCGCGGGCACGGGCAGCGCGTCCTCGTCGGCGTACAGGATGCGCACCACGACGGGCGTCGCCGACGACAGCCTGTGCAACACGCCCGGCAGCATCCAGACAGCGTGATGCGACGGCGCGACCCACAGCCCGTTTTCCGTATGGACTGCCAGCACGCCTTCCGCGACCTGCACGAACTGCGCACGGCGCATGCTCTGCCACGGCTGATCGAGCGCGTCGTGGCGCACGCCCAGCACGAAAGCCGAACGCGCGACAGAATCGGGATCGAGGGAAGCAGCACTCATTTGGACGTGTCCGTTTAGCCCTGTTGGGGACCGAAACCAATCAAGACTAGCATGCGGACGACTTGCATGCTTCATCGCAGTGCAACGTCGCGATCGGTCGAACAAATTCGAGATTTGGCTTGACGAACTATCTTTAGATATATATCTTACGATACATCTTAAGACATTCGGAGATGCCGACATGCGCCATCACCATCATCGTTTTTCCCGTGACTTCACCCGCGACGCCGACTTCGCCCGCGATCCCGCGTTCTTTGGCTTTTACGAACGCTTCCGGATGTTCAGAGACGCGATCGGCCGCCATCAGCGCGGCGGCGGCCGGCACGGCGGCCCGTTCGGCG
The Paraburkholderia terrae genome window above contains:
- a CDS encoding DHA2 family efflux MFS transporter permease subunit, with the protein product MSRDTSSPTETRLSEPKQPDPSSTPPSAPSKPAGPPGPPAQPPLQGGQLVLATFAVALATFMNVLDTSIANVAIPTISGNLGVSVDEGTWVITVFAASNAVSIPLTGWFTQRFGQIKLFVGAILGFVIASWLCGVAPSLPILLFARVLQGVVAGPLIPLSQAILLSSWPKAKSSTALALWAMTATVGPIAGPALGGWITDSYSWSWIFYINIPVGIFAAGATWMIYRTRETPTRKLPIDVVGLGLLVTWVASLQIMLDKGKDLDWFGSPVIVALAVTAVISFAFFLIWELTEPNPIVDLRLFTQRNFLGGTIAISVAYGVFFGNLVLLPQWMQEYLNYRSVDAGLVTAPLGIFAVILAPVMGRVLPRSDARIIATLAFVGFAIVFFMRSNYVVEIDTWHLVLPTLLQGIPMAMFFVPLTAIILSGQPGPKIPAAAGLSNFVRVFCGAVGTSIAGTAWNSRTILHHERLTEQANANNPVFAQQIDNTQTLLHVSPSTSNALFDFTVNTQAAMMGLNDIFYASAIIFVLIIPLIWITRPARGGGGADASGAH
- a CDS encoding helix-turn-helix transcriptional regulator, with the protein product MSAASLDPDSVARSAFVLGVRHDALDQPWQSMRRAQFVQVAEGVLAVHTENGLWVAPSHHAVWMLPGVLHRLSSATPVVVRILYADEDALPVPARCCVVAVNGLMDELLGAASEFDATAPADAEQLRLLAVIADRLPRLTEVALSLVYPRDLRARHIADALAADPARAGVLDDFAEQASITARTAARLFTKETGLTFGQWRQQLRLLTALMRLGAGASVTQVALEVGYSDVSSFIAVFKDALGETPARFFR